The following proteins are encoded in a genomic region of Streptococcus constellatus subsp. constellatus:
- the hrcA gene encoding heat-inducible transcriptional repressor HrcA: MVTERQNEILNLIIDIFTKTHEPVGSKALQESIKSSSATIRNDMAILEKQGLLEKAHTSSGRKPSVAGFQYFVKHSLSFDRLAENELYEVIKAFDREFFKLEDVLQQAADVLSMLSGCTVAALDVEPSQQRLTAFDIVILSQHTALAVFTLDESNTITSQFVIPRNFLRGDLVQLKELIQDRFLGQTVLDIHYKIRTEIPQIIQRYFTTTDNVLDLFEHIFSDIFKENVIVSGKVRLLDFADLESYQFFDQPQKVAFELRDSLAEDQMQSVRVADSRESCLADLTLISSKFLIPYRGFGVLAVVGPVNLDYQRLVSQMNVVNRVLTMKLTDFYRYLSSNHYEVH; this comes from the coding sequence GTGGTCACGGAGCGTCAAAATGAGATTTTGAATTTGATTATTGATATCTTTACCAAGACCCACGAGCCAGTCGGATCCAAAGCGCTACAAGAGTCAATCAAATCAAGCAGTGCGACGATTCGTAATGATATGGCTATTCTTGAAAAACAAGGCCTTTTAGAAAAAGCACACACATCAAGTGGCCGTAAGCCTAGTGTTGCAGGTTTTCAATACTTTGTCAAACATTCACTTTCCTTTGATCGTCTTGCTGAAAATGAACTCTATGAAGTGATAAAGGCATTTGATCGTGAATTCTTCAAGTTAGAGGATGTTCTTCAACAGGCAGCAGATGTTCTTTCAATGTTGAGCGGATGTACAGTGGCAGCACTTGATGTAGAGCCAAGTCAACAACGCTTGACTGCTTTTGACATCGTGATTCTCAGCCAACATACAGCTTTAGCAGTTTTCACTTTAGATGAGTCCAATACGATTACCAGCCAGTTCGTGATCCCCCGTAATTTCCTACGAGGTGATTTGGTTCAGCTGAAAGAATTGATTCAAGATCGTTTTTTAGGACAAACAGTTCTTGATATTCACTATAAAATCCGAACAGAGATTCCTCAGATTATCCAGCGTTATTTTACAACGACCGACAATGTTCTGGATCTTTTCGAGCATATCTTTAGTGATATTTTCAAAGAAAATGTCATTGTGTCTGGGAAGGTAAGATTATTAGATTTTGCAGATTTAGAGAGTTATCAGTTCTTTGATCAGCCCCAAAAAGTAGCTTTTGAGCTTCGAGATAGTTTAGCTGAAGATCAGATGCAAAGTGTGCGCGTGGCAGACAGCAGAGAAAGCTGTTTGGCTGATTTGACTCTAATTTCCAGCAAATTCCTCATTCCTTATCGAGGTTTTGGGGTGCTGGCAGTTGTTGGTCCGGTTAATCTTGATTACCAACGGCTGGTTAGCCAGATGAATGTTGTCAACCGTGTGCTGACCATGAAATTGACTGATTTTTATCGATATCTGAGTAGTAATCACTATGAAGTCCATTAA
- a CDS encoding PTS ascorbate transporter subunit IIC, with protein sequence MNGVLTFLQNILSEPAFLMGLIAFVGLVALRTPSHKVLTGTLGPILGYLMLAAGATVIQQNLAPLATLIDQGFGITGVVPNNEAVTSVAQKILGVETMSILIVGLVLNILFARFTRFKYIFLTGHHSFFMACLLSAVLGAIGFKGMALVAVGGFILGAWSAISPAIGQKYTLKVTDGDEIAMGHFGSLGYYLSAWIGSKVGKNSPSTEELHISEKWSFLRNTTISTGLVMVVFYLIAVVACLINNPKTVTELAAGKNPFIFAIVGGLTFAVGVAIVYAGVRMILADLIPAFQGIAMKLIPNAVPAVDCAVFFPYAPTAVILGFAFSFLGGLLGMFVLGAIGGVLIVPGMVPHFFCGATAGIFGNATGGRRGAILGSFVNGLFLAFLPATLLPVLGKLGFANTTFGDFDFGVFGILLGNVGNSIGQIGVYLIVAVLVVVLLLPSIITKGNTALNNISEE encoded by the coding sequence ATGAATGGAGTACTGACTTTTTTACAAAATATTTTGAGCGAACCTGCGTTTTTGATGGGCCTGATTGCCTTCGTTGGCTTAGTCGCTTTGCGCACTCCGAGTCACAAGGTGTTGACAGGAACATTAGGACCTATTCTAGGGTATTTGATGTTAGCTGCTGGAGCGACTGTTATCCAACAAAACCTAGCTCCTTTGGCTACTTTGATTGACCAAGGCTTTGGCATTACAGGGGTTGTACCAAATAATGAAGCTGTAACTTCGGTAGCTCAAAAGATTTTAGGTGTTGAAACCATGTCAATCTTGATTGTTGGCTTGGTTTTAAATATTTTGTTTGCACGTTTCACGCGATTCAAATATATCTTTTTAACAGGACACCATAGTTTCTTTATGGCTTGTCTTTTGTCTGCAGTATTGGGAGCGATTGGCTTTAAAGGAATGGCTTTAGTTGCGGTTGGCGGCTTTATTCTTGGGGCCTGGTCTGCAATTTCGCCAGCTATCGGGCAAAAGTATACTCTGAAAGTCACCGATGGAGATGAGATTGCTATGGGACATTTTGGTAGTCTGGGTTACTATCTGTCAGCTTGGATTGGTTCTAAAGTTGGCAAAAACAGTCCCAGTACGGAAGAATTGCATATCTCTGAGAAGTGGAGTTTTTTGAGAAATACAACCATTTCGACAGGCTTGGTAATGGTCGTATTTTACCTCATTGCAGTTGTAGCCTGTCTCATCAATAATCCTAAAACTGTAACAGAATTAGCAGCAGGGAAAAATCCGTTCATCTTTGCTATTGTAGGCGGTTTGACATTCGCAGTTGGTGTCGCTATCGTTTATGCTGGTGTTCGGATGATTTTGGCAGATTTGATTCCAGCTTTCCAAGGTATCGCAATGAAATTGATTCCGAATGCTGTTCCTGCTGTGGATTGTGCTGTATTCTTTCCTTATGCTCCGACGGCTGTTATTCTCGGTTTTGCTTTTAGTTTCCTTGGAGGTTTGCTTGGTATGTTCGTGTTAGGAGCAATTGGTGGTGTTTTGATTGTCCCTGGTATGGTGCCTCACTTTTTCTGTGGAGCAACTGCTGGAATATTCGGAAATGCAACAGGGGGGAGACGTGGAGCTATTTTGGGATCTTTTGTAAATGGCTTGTTTCTAGCCTTTCTTCCTGCAACGCTCTTACCCGTTTTAGGAAAATTGGGTTTTGCAAATACAACGTTTGGCGATTTTGACTTTGGCGTATTTGGAATTTTGCTGGGTAATGTTGGAAATTCCATTGGACAAATCGGTGTTTATCTGATTGTAGCGGTTTTAGTCGTGGTTTTACTGTTACCATCCATCATTACAAAGGGAAATACAGCTTTAAATAATATTTCTGAAGAATAA
- a CDS encoding histidine phosphatase family protein codes for MAKTRLYIVRHGKTMFNTIGRAQGWSDTPLTAVGERGIRELGIGLRKSGIQFAKAFSSDSGRTIQTMGILLEELGLTGRIPYRTDKRLREWCFGSFDGAYDGELFMGVMPRVFNVEHVHQLSYPELAEGLVEVDTAGWAEPWEQLSNRIWTGFSDIAKEIEAFGGGNALIASHGMTIGTFVYLIDQTRPHGLDNGSVTVVEYEEGRFTVEYVGDMSYRTVGAKELAEQSAK; via the coding sequence ATGGCAAAAACAAGATTATACATTGTTCGCCATGGGAAAACCATGTTTAATACAATCGGTCGGGCACAAGGCTGGTCTGATACACCTTTGACCGCTGTGGGAGAACGTGGAATTCGTGAGCTAGGGATTGGACTTCGCAAGTCTGGGATTCAATTTGCAAAAGCTTTTTCTAGTGATAGTGGGCGGACGATTCAAACCATGGGGATTCTGCTAGAGGAACTCGGTTTAACAGGACGCATTCCTTATCGCACAGATAAACGACTTCGCGAATGGTGTTTTGGCAGTTTTGATGGAGCCTATGATGGCGAATTGTTCATGGGAGTGATGCCGCGTGTTTTTAACGTAGAGCATGTTCATCAATTGAGTTATCCTGAGTTGGCCGAAGGTCTGGTGGAAGTGGATACTGCTGGTTGGGCTGAACCTTGGGAACAATTGAGCAATCGTATTTGGACAGGATTTTCAGACATTGCAAAAGAAATAGAAGCCTTTGGTGGTGGCAATGCTTTGATTGCTAGCCACGGCATGACTATTGGAACTTTTGTATATCTCATTGACCAAACAAGGCCGCATGGTTTAGATAATGGTAGTGTGACGGTTGTTGAGTACGAAGAGGGTCGCTTTACAGTTGAATATGTTGGTGATATGTCTTATCGCACAGTGGGGGCAAAAGAACTAGCAGAACAGTCAGCAAAATAA
- a CDS encoding LacI family DNA-binding transcriptional regulator: MAKKLTIKDIAEIAQTSKTTVSFYLNGKYEKMSQETREKIKKVIEETNYKPSIVARSLNSKRTKLIGVLIGDITNSFSNQIVKGIEDIAHQNGYQVMIGNSNYNQESEDKYIESMLLLGVDGFIIQPTSNFRKYSRIIEEKKKRMVFFDSQLYEHRTSWVKTNNYDAVYDVTQACVAKGYEKYILITADISRLSTRIERASGFMDALADSNLEYTSLIIEDEHTDLGKMKEFLQKEVNSGEKTLVFAPNCWALPLVFTVMKDLDFDIPNVGLIGFDNTEWTSLSSPSITTIVQPAFEEGQQATKILIDQIEGRHQEEKQQVLDCRVHWKESTIN; the protein is encoded by the coding sequence TTGGCAAAAAAATTGACCATAAAAGATATTGCAGAAATTGCTCAGACCTCAAAAACGACTGTTTCCTTTTACTTAAATGGTAAATATGAAAAAATGTCTCAGGAAACCAGAGAGAAAATCAAAAAGGTTATTGAAGAGACTAATTATAAGCCTAGCATTGTAGCGCGCAGCCTCAACTCCAAGCGAACCAAATTGATTGGCGTTTTGATTGGTGACATTACCAATAGTTTTTCAAATCAGATTGTCAAAGGAATTGAGGATATTGCACATCAAAATGGTTATCAGGTTATGATTGGAAATAGCAATTACAACCAAGAAAGTGAAGACAAATATATTGAAAGTATGCTTTTGTTAGGAGTGGATGGTTTCATTATTCAGCCGACTTCAAACTTTAGAAAATATTCTCGCATTATTGAGGAAAAAAAGAAGCGAATGGTCTTTTTTGATAGTCAATTGTATGAACATCGGACAAGTTGGGTCAAAACGAATAATTACGATGCAGTCTATGATGTGACACAGGCTTGTGTTGCAAAAGGTTATGAAAAATATATTCTCATCACGGCAGATATTAGCCGATTGAGTACACGGATTGAACGAGCTAGTGGCTTTATGGATGCTTTGGCAGATTCCAACTTAGAATATACAAGTTTGATTATTGAGGATGAGCACACTGACTTAGGTAAAATGAAAGAATTTTTGCAAAAGGAAGTCAATTCAGGAGAGAAAACCTTAGTTTTTGCACCGAATTGCTGGGCTTTACCACTGGTGTTTACCGTTATGAAAGACTTGGATTTTGATATACCAAATGTGGGCTTGATTGGTTTTGATAATACAGAATGGACGAGTTTATCTTCACCAAGCATCACGACAATTGTCCAACCAGCTTTTGAAGAAGGGCAGCAAGCAACGAAAATTCTGATTGATCAGATTGAAGGTCGTCATCAGGAAGAAAAGCAGCAAGTGCTGGATTGTCGTGTTCATTGGAAAGAATCGACAATCAATTGA
- a CDS encoding transaldolase: MVKTLSIKVYSDGAVLDKMLKDLESGLVSGFTTNPSLMKKAGITSYVEFAKEVLTKITEFPVSFEVFSDEMEIMEKEAEFLASLGENVYVKIPGINSRGESTLPLIDRLTSKGIKVNVTAVFTVEQVKEIVPVLKAGLPSIVSVFAGRIADTGVDPIPIMKESLTLCHQKSSVELLWASPREAYNIYQADELGVDIITCTPDLIQKLSLNGKDLYEYSLETVQMFLRDSTSLGFKIIEE, from the coding sequence ATGGTTAAAACATTATCTATTAAAGTTTACTCAGATGGTGCGGTATTGGATAAGATGTTAAAGGATTTAGAGTCTGGGTTAGTATCGGGTTTTACGACCAATCCTAGTCTAATGAAAAAAGCGGGCATTACAAGTTATGTAGAATTTGCCAAAGAAGTGTTGACAAAAATTACAGAATTTCCAGTGTCATTTGAGGTGTTTTCAGACGAGATGGAAATCATGGAGAAAGAAGCGGAATTCTTAGCTTCTCTCGGTGAAAATGTCTATGTGAAAATTCCGGGCATCAATTCTCGAGGTGAATCAACTCTTCCTCTCATTGATCGATTAACATCTAAAGGAATTAAAGTTAATGTGACAGCGGTGTTTACTGTAGAACAAGTCAAGGAAATTGTGCCAGTTTTAAAGGCAGGACTGCCATCAATCGTTTCTGTCTTTGCGGGGCGGATAGCTGATACAGGTGTGGATCCGATACCGATTATGAAAGAATCTTTGACTTTATGTCATCAAAAATCTAGTGTGGAATTGCTGTGGGCGAGTCCACGAGAAGCATACAATATTTATCAAGCAGACGAGTTAGGTGTAGATATTATCACTTGTACACCAGATTTGATTCAAAAATTATCTCTCAATGGCAAAGATCTATATGAGTATTCATTGGAAACTGTTCAGATGTTTCTCCGTGATAGCACTAGCTTAGGGTTTAAGATAATAGAAGAATGA
- a CDS encoding histidine phosphatase family protein — translation MTKTKLYIIRHGKTMFNTIGRAQGWSDTPLTAEGERGIHELGIGLRESGLKFSKAFSSDSGRTIQTMGIVLEELGLTGKIPYTFDKRIREWCFGSFDGAYGGELFYGVIPRVLNTDDYKELSLPELANGLVEVDTAGWAEPWEQLSSRILDGFTAIAKDVEASGGGNALVVSHSMTIGAFAYLIDEAITKNPGVQNGSVTVVEYENGKFTIQTLGDMSYRQVGAKILEKQK, via the coding sequence ATGACAAAAACGAAATTATACATTATTCGTCATGGAAAAACGATGTTTAATACAATTGGTCGGGCGCAAGGATGGAGTGATACGCCACTTACGGCTGAAGGGGAACGTGGCATCCATGAATTAGGAATTGGTCTGCGAGAGTCGGGGTTGAAATTTTCTAAAGCTTTTTCCAGTGACTCTGGGCGAACGATTCAGACCATGGGGATTGTCCTTGAAGAACTCGGTTTAACAGGCAAAATTCCTTATACTTTTGACAAACGGATTCGTGAGTGGTGTTTCGGAAGTTTTGATGGAGCCTATGGTGGTGAGCTTTTTTATGGCGTGATTCCACGAGTTCTTAATACAGATGACTATAAGGAGCTGAGTCTACCTGAGTTGGCGAATGGCTTGGTTGAAGTCGATACAGCTGGTTGGGCTGAACCTTGGGAACAATTGAGCAGTCGGATTCTGGATGGGTTTACAGCGATTGCTAAAGATGTAGAAGCTTCTGGCGGGGGCAATGCTCTTGTCGTCAGTCATAGTATGACAATCGGTGCTTTTGCGTATCTGATTGATGAAGCGATTACCAAAAATCCTGGCGTGCAAAATGGTAGTGTAACAGTTGTGGAATATGAAAATGGGAAATTTACCATTCAAACATTAGGAGACATGTCTTATCGCCAAGTGGGTGCTAAGATACTGGAAAAACAAAAATAA
- a CDS encoding ACT domain-containing protein — MKAIITVVGKDRTGIVAGVSSKIAELGLNIDDISQTVLDEFFTMMAVVSSDEKKDFTVLREEFEAFGKTLNIKINIQSAAIFDAMYNI; from the coding sequence ATGAAAGCGATTATTACGGTTGTTGGCAAGGATAGAACGGGGATTGTGGCAGGAGTGTCTAGCAAGATTGCAGAGCTTGGTTTGAATATTGATGATATTTCACAAACGGTTTTAGATGAATTTTTCACGATGATGGCAGTCGTTTCTAGTGATGAAAAGAAAGATTTCACTGTTTTGCGCGAGGAGTTTGAAGCCTTTGGCAAAACTCTCAATATTAAAATCAATATTCAAAGTGCAGCAATTTTTGATGCCATGTACAATATCTAA
- a CDS encoding PFL family protein, which translates to MDIKQVTETIAMIEEQNFDIRTITMGISLLDCIDTDIERAAEKIYQKITSKARDLVAVGDEIAAELGIPIVNKRVSVTPISLIGAATDSEDYVPLAKALDRAAKEIGVDFIGGFSALVQKGYQKGDEILIRSIPRALAETDKVCSSVNIGSTKSGINMTAVADMGRVIKETAELSDMGAAKLVVFANAVEDNPFMAGAFHGVGEADVVINVGVSGPGVVKRALEKVRGESFDMVAETVKKTAFKITRIGQLVGQMASERLGVKFGIVDLSLAPTPAVGDSVARVLEEMGLETVGTHGTTAALALLNDQVKKGGVMACNQVGGLSGAFIPVSEDEGMITAVQNGSLNLEKLEAMTAICSVGLDMIAIPAATPAETIAAMIADEAAIGVINQKTTAVRIIPKGKEGDMIEFGGLLGTAPVMKVNQASSVDFIARGGQIPAPIHSFKN; encoded by the coding sequence ATGGATATAAAGCAGGTTACTGAAACGATTGCCATGATTGAGGAGCAGAATTTTGATATTCGGACTATCACTATGGGCATTTCACTTCTCGACTGTATTGATACGGATATTGAGCGAGCGGCGGAAAAAATCTATCAGAAGATTACCAGTAAAGCTAGAGATTTGGTAGCTGTCGGAGATGAAATCGCTGCTGAGCTAGGGATTCCCATTGTCAACAAGCGCGTTTCTGTCACGCCTATTTCCCTAATTGGGGCAGCGACCGATAGTGAGGATTATGTGCCACTGGCAAAGGCGCTGGATCGAGCAGCAAAAGAAATCGGTGTTGACTTTATCGGTGGTTTTTCTGCTCTGGTGCAAAAGGGTTATCAAAAAGGAGATGAAATCCTTATCCGTTCCATTCCGCGAGCTTTAGCGGAGACTGATAAGGTTTGCTCCTCTGTCAATATTGGTTCCACCAAGTCAGGCATTAACATGACGGCAGTGGCAGACATGGGACGTGTCATCAAGGAAACGGCTGAACTTTCTGATATGGGAGCTGCGAAATTAGTTGTTTTTGCGAATGCTGTTGAGGACAATCCTTTCATGGCAGGAGCTTTTCACGGTGTCGGTGAAGCGGATGTAGTCATCAATGTTGGGGTTTCTGGTCCTGGTGTTGTCAAGCGTGCGCTGGAAAAAGTCCGTGGTGAGAGCTTTGATATGGTGGCAGAAACGGTTAAGAAAACAGCCTTTAAAATCACTCGTATCGGTCAATTGGTCGGTCAAATGGCTTCAGAGCGCCTAGGTGTGAAATTTGGAATTGTTGATTTAAGTTTGGCACCAACGCCAGCTGTTGGGGATTCTGTCGCTCGTGTTTTGGAAGAAATGGGATTGGAAACGGTCGGTACGCATGGAACGACGGCAGCTTTGGCTTTGCTTAATGACCAAGTCAAAAAAGGTGGCGTAATGGCTTGCAATCAAGTCGGCGGTTTGTCTGGTGCTTTCATTCCAGTTTCAGAAGACGAGGGGATGATTACAGCAGTTCAAAATGGATCTCTCAATCTAGAAAAATTAGAAGCCATGACTGCTATCTGCTCAGTAGGCTTGGATATGATTGCGATTCCTGCGGCAACACCTGCTGAAACCATTGCAGCTATGATTGCCGATGAAGCGGCAATTGGCGTTATCAATCAGAAAACGACAGCGGTGCGGATTATTCCTAAAGGAAAAGAAGGGGACATGATTGAATTTGGCGGTCTTTTAGGAACGGCTCCGGTCATGAAAGTTAATCAGGCGTCATCTGTTGATTTTATCGCGCGTGGTGGACAAATTCCAGCACCAATTCATAGTTTTAAAAATTAA
- a CDS encoding BglG family transcription antiterminator translates to MLSNELIEKFQIFSSYPNASILELAVLLKSNRKMVLTDIRKINDILFSVGLPRIQIEESYIQMPDISLNDLFSRMSLDSGEYLFFEERLDMIILYILLNTDFVSNTHLQCLLQMSKNSVLSDLKKARLQAKKYGGQLVYTRQEGYIIRATDTKRMLLLEQVVENILAKASGSWVIKYVLDECQIQINVEEIYNFLYDLGCQYHLVFIFEKTKAVSYLLAVLVSQQWEEQTVIGPPYLSKMEQSSIGRLVKELVVSYPLLEQKRYFIMSRLAGCIQGDLIDNPDPLMIFIMDRIINQVKAYTGIEFRDSIQFRKDLYAHLYPAFYRLLFDIPLNNPLKEQILKDFNSLFHLVRRSLSPLEKYLKKTISNDEIAYFTIHFGGYLEQIGTSNQSAKLTALTICPNGVSSSLILQSELKQLFPKMVFREVHQLKQVKEIGVSTYDMIFSTIYFETNKPLYLLKPLMNSMEKIMLKKQVCTDFNIDEMGISVEELLQIIHRHAEIKDMSKLRRELSTYIMGNQEKQELGGYGLVDLLERKLIRQIECVPDWKKAIQVASAPLLEQGYIHQSYVEGMIDSVEQMGPYIVLAPRVAVPHASPEYGVDKLGISLLQLKQPVDFDITDEGDEEKQVQLIFVLAAVDSTSHLKSLQELAMILDDEGVVGSLIRAETIDEILCIITEAIEKGESYD, encoded by the coding sequence GTGTTATCAAATGAGCTCATTGAAAAATTTCAAATCTTTTCTAGCTATCCGAATGCCTCTATATTAGAATTAGCTGTTCTCCTAAAATCCAATAGAAAAATGGTGCTGACGGATATACGTAAAATCAATGATATATTGTTTAGTGTGGGTTTACCACGGATACAAATAGAAGAATCGTATATTCAAATGCCAGATATTTCTCTCAATGATCTATTTTCCCGGATGTCATTAGACTCAGGTGAATATTTGTTCTTTGAAGAGCGATTGGATATGATCATACTTTATATTCTATTGAATACTGATTTTGTCTCTAATACTCATTTGCAATGCTTACTTCAGATGAGTAAAAATTCGGTTTTATCTGATTTAAAAAAAGCGAGATTGCAGGCAAAGAAATATGGGGGGCAACTTGTCTATACTCGACAAGAAGGTTACATTATACGTGCAACCGACACAAAGCGTATGCTTCTACTTGAGCAAGTGGTAGAAAATATTTTAGCCAAAGCTAGTGGCAGTTGGGTCATCAAATATGTGCTGGATGAATGCCAGATTCAAATAAATGTTGAAGAGATTTATAACTTCTTATATGATTTGGGCTGTCAATATCATTTGGTTTTTATTTTTGAAAAAACCAAAGCAGTGAGCTACTTATTAGCAGTTTTGGTTAGCCAACAATGGGAAGAACAGACTGTCATTGGACCTCCATATTTATCGAAAATGGAACAATCTTCCATAGGGAGACTTGTGAAAGAGTTGGTGGTTTCTTATCCTTTGCTAGAGCAGAAACGTTATTTTATCATGAGTCGGTTAGCAGGATGTATTCAAGGAGATTTGATAGACAATCCAGACCCGTTAATGATTTTCATTATGGATCGGATTATCAATCAAGTAAAAGCTTATACAGGGATTGAATTTAGAGATTCCATTCAATTTAGAAAAGATTTATATGCTCATCTTTATCCGGCTTTTTATCGACTTTTGTTTGATATTCCATTGAATAATCCTTTAAAAGAGCAGATTCTAAAGGATTTCAATTCACTCTTTCATCTTGTAAGGCGAAGTTTGAGCCCTTTGGAAAAATATTTGAAAAAGACGATTAGCAATGATGAAATTGCTTATTTCACCATTCATTTTGGTGGGTATCTGGAGCAGATTGGGACATCAAATCAGAGTGCGAAGTTGACTGCTCTAACTATTTGTCCAAATGGTGTTAGTTCTTCTTTGATTCTTCAGTCGGAGTTAAAGCAGCTATTTCCTAAAATGGTATTTCGAGAGGTGCACCAGCTAAAACAGGTGAAAGAAATTGGTGTTTCTACTTACGACATGATTTTTTCAACAATTTATTTTGAAACGAATAAGCCACTTTATTTGTTAAAACCTCTGATGAATTCAATGGAGAAAATCATGTTGAAAAAACAAGTTTGTACCGACTTTAATATAGATGAAATGGGAATTTCTGTTGAAGAATTATTGCAGATTATCCATAGGCATGCAGAGATTAAGGATATGAGTAAGCTTCGCAGAGAATTATCGACTTACATCATGGGTAATCAAGAAAAACAAGAACTAGGAGGATATGGTTTGGTAGATTTACTGGAAAGAAAATTAATAAGGCAGATAGAGTGTGTGCCTGATTGGAAGAAAGCGATTCAAGTGGCATCTGCTCCATTGCTGGAACAAGGTTATATCCACCAATCTTATGTGGAAGGGATGATTGATTCGGTGGAGCAAATGGGACCATATATTGTACTGGCACCAAGGGTTGCTGTTCCACATGCATCGCCTGAATACGGAGTTGATAAATTGGGAATTAGTTTATTGCAACTCAAACAACCTGTGGATTTTGATATAACAGATGAAGGAGATGAGGAAAAGCAAGTTCAACTAATTTTTGTCTTGGCTGCAGTTGATTCGACTTCTCATTTGAAATCGTTACAGGAGCTGGCAATGATTTTGGATGATGAAGGAGTAGTAGGGAGCTTAATTAGGGCGGAAACAATTGATGAAATACTATGCATCATCACAGAAGCAATTGAGAAAGGAGAAAGCTATGATTAA
- a CDS encoding PTS sugar transporter subunit IIB, with translation MIKIVTVCGNGIGSSLLLRLKVEAIAKDLGIEVEVESCDSNAAVGKGADLYVTVKEFKDIFPVETKVCIVKSYTNRKKIEADLVPVLEEMNP, from the coding sequence ATGATTAAAATTGTAACAGTTTGTGGAAATGGTATCGGCAGCAGTCTTTTACTACGTTTAAAGGTGGAAGCAATAGCTAAAGATTTGGGTATCGAAGTGGAGGTAGAGTCTTGTGACTCAAATGCTGCAGTCGGAAAAGGTGCCGATCTTTACGTAACAGTTAAAGAATTTAAAGATATTTTTCCAGTAGAAACCAAAGTCTGTATTGTCAAAAGCTACACAAATCGTAAGAAGATTGAAGCAGATTTGGTTCCAGTTTTAGAAGAAATGAATCCTTAA